ATTATGTCGAATCGTTCGCAGGTATCTCCGGGCAGGCAGAAGGGCTTGCACATTTACCCGATGGAAAGTTTCTCCCCCCTATGGAAATGACCTGTCTGGAAAAACATGTAGCCAAAAGAATCAAAGAAAACTGGTCTGACCGGATCATGACCATTGGGCGGGTAGCAAACCTGACGCAGCCTCACAATGGCCGCGGAAAATGTATGTACCGCAACCTCTGTAGCCGCGGATGTCCTTATGGCGGTTATTTCAGCAGTAATGCTGCGACCCTTCCTGCGGCTGCGAAAACCGGCAACCTGACCCTTCGCCCTCAGTCAATCGTCAACTCACTCATCTACGACGAAAAACAAGGAAAAGTGGTGGGGGTACGGGTGATTGATGCGGAAACCAATGAGTGGCTGGAATACTACGCAAAAATCATTTTCCTCAATGCCTCGACGCTGGGTTCGACCTTTATTCTGCTAAACTCCGTCTCCGACAGTTTTCCAAATGGTTTTGGCAACTCCAGTGATATGCTGGGGCGAAATCTGATGGATCATCATTTTATGACAGGTGCCAGAGGCTATTATGAGGGGTTTGAAGACGAAAATTATACAGGCCGCAGGGCAAATGGAATCTATATTCCCCGGTACCGGAATGTCAAAGACAAACATCCTGACTATATCCGTGGGTTCGGAATTCAGGGAAGTGGTATGCGTGAAAGCTGGACACGGGGCGCCAATGTCGATGGCATTGGTGAAGGATTCAAGAAAAGCATGGCCGAGCCTGGACCATGGACCATGGGACTTACCTGCTTTGGCGAATGTTTGCCTTACGAAGATAACCGGGTAACGCTTAATCAGGACGTAAGGGACAATTGGGGGCAACCCACCCTGACCATTGATTGCTCATTTAAGGAAAATGAGATGCAAATGCGCAAAGATATGGCCGATTCTGCTGCCGAAATGCTGGAAGCCGCAGGACTAAAAAATGTAACTACCTACGACAATGGTGCTTACCCCGGGCTGGGAATCCACGAAATGGGTACAGCCCGTATGGGAAGAGATCCTAAAACATCGGTACTGAATCAGTTCAATCAGGTACATGATTCGAAGAATGTATTTTTGACAGATGGTGCTTGTATGACTTCTTCCGCCTGCCAGAATCCTTCGCTTACTTATATGGCTCTGACTGCCCGGGCTTGTGATCATGCTGTAAATGAGCTCAAACGCGGAAATTTGTAATTATTATTTCTGAAGATTCTACTGAATACTACCACTATGAAATCAAAACCCAATTCCCTCAACCGCAGAGATTTTGTCAAAGCTACGGCCGGTCTGGCTGGTGCTGCTTTTCTGACACCTGGATTCACCTTTAATATTCTTCCTGCTCCACCCCGGATGAGTGAAGATATTATTGGCCACGGCTCACATCGCTACCGTGTACAAAAAGAATGGGGAAATCAGGATCCCTCAAAATTTCCGGTAAACAATTGCCACGAAATGATGATGGACAGCAAAGGCCGGCTGATCATGGTCACTGATGAAATCAAAAACAATATTCTCATCTACGACAAGTCGGGGAAAATCCTGGACTCCTGGGGTACTGCATACCCTGGCGGCCATGGACTTACGCTTTGGAATGCCGGTGGAGAGGAGTTTTTGTTTATTTGCGATCCCAATCTGGGGATTGTTCAGAAAACCACCCTCGATGGAAAAGTGCTGCTGACAATCGGCCACCCCAAAGAGATTGGCGAATACAAAGATACCGATCCGTTTAAACCAACAGAAACTGCGATTGGTCCCAATGGGGATATCTATGTCGCTGATGGGTACGGCTCTCAGTGGATCCTTCAGTATTCGGCTACCGGGGAGTTTATCCGAAAGTTTGGCGGTAAAGGTGATGGGGAATCACAGTTTGAAACTGCACACGGGGTATGTATAGATAGCCGTAATCCTGCTAACCCTACCTTATTGTGTACTTCCCGCGTGCACAACAGCTTCAAGCGGTTTACACTGGATGGGCAATATCTTTCTACGATTTTCCTTCCGGGGGCTTTTGTGTGCCGGCCGGTGATTCACGGTGAAAATATCTACGCAGGCGTATGCTGGTCCCGGCTTAAGTACCTCAATCAGACCAACCGTTCGGGTTTTGTAACGATTCTGGACAAAAATGACAAGGTGATTTCTAATCCCGGCGGTACAAAACCTGTGTACCGCAAAGGAGAACTGCAGCTAATGGTACAGGAAACGCCGGTATTTATGCATTGCCATGACGTATGTATTGACAATGAAGAAAATATCTACGTATGTCAGTGGAATGCAGAAAAATCGTATCCGATCAAGCTGGTGCGGGTATGATCAGTTGATAATGCGAATCCAGGGGAAAGGAACGTCTCGTTTGCCCCTGATTTTGTTGAAAAATCCGCCCGGGCGGTATAAATACGAAAAATCAAACCCTTGAATGTCTGTCTGGAGATGGTGGAAATAACGTTCTGCCATCTCCTCACAGCTGATAGACTGATAGTACTTGAGGGTTCTTTCCTTCGCATCTTCAAGTTCTTTTTCCTGATACAGGGAACTGTCCAGAATATGTATTTCCCCTCCCTGAACCAGAAACTGCCGGCAACGGTTGATCAGTTGAGGTAAATTGGGAAAATACTGGATAGCACTGGCGAGAATAATGTAATCGAAGGTGGCAAAAGGCAGAATGTCTTCAAAAATATTGCCGTAGGCAAAATGAAGATTAGGTGCATCAAACACTCTTTCCGCCTGTTCCAGTTCAAATAAATTCACATCCATGCCGGTAATTTCCAGGTGTTGGAGTTTTGAAAGATTTCCTGAAAGCCATCCGTTTCCACACCCCAGATCAAGTACGCGGGCGGATTTTTCTCTTTTTTTGAGGTATTGAAATATACGTTGAAGAGACTTTTGGCGCAATTCCCATTCCTGTCTGTGGAGGTTGTAAAAAAAAGTATCGGGCAATTCGCGTACTTCCGCATCTGAATAGATGCGATTTTCCTTTCTTCTAACCTTGAGGTAGTGTTTCTCAAAATTTTCAGAAACGGGTGAGAGAATCTCTACGCCTTTGTTTTTATCAGGCATTTCTTCCTAAAGAATGATTGGGTGCAAGAATCCCGAAGATACATTTGTTGAAGCGGAATTCCAAAACTACAGCTATTTGCCGGTCATTTTCCAGACCGCTTCTTTTTTGTGGCTTTGTCTGCATTTTCCACAACCCTGAACCTGACAATTTTATCTATCAGCTCCAGTGGCATCGGCTTATCCAGCGGAAACTGTACCGAACCTTTGCCCATCTTATACACAGAAAGTTCTGCCTCAAATGCCTTGATCCCGGACGGAACCGGATAAAATCCAATATGATTTTTGAATGCGGCAAAATGGACAAGGTTGCCATTCAGAACAAAGGTGGGCATGGCGTATTTGATCGCCTCTTCTGCCTCAGGTGCTGCCTTCCGGATCGTCGCGCGGATTTGTTCCAGCATGACCTGAATTTCTTCCGGAAATTCACTGATATAGGTATCAATGTCTTTGACCGTTGTATCCATGATTTTTTTTAATTACAGCATGGGTAGCTAAATGTAGCTGACTGATTCCCGGCGGTTTTAAGAAAAGTAACCATGTCTGACCCCGCTTCTTTTGAGAAAATATCTCCCGCAGATATCGTAAATCTTCGCTCCAGGTCCATAGAAAGGCACATGCAAAATGAAGTCCTTCCCGCGACTGGATTTTCTGTCTCAAAACAAGTGTGGGTATTTTCTTTGGTAACATGTGTCACTTTTACCTGAAAAGAGATCGGGCTGAGATCTTCGCTGATAAAAGCCGCGCAGGGTTTGTTTACTTGTGCAGCCTGCGATTTTCTATATTGAAGTATACTCAGTACAGACACAATTCCTATTATTCCTACGACTATCGCCGCTATGCCTGTGATATAAGTAAATTTTCTGACAGTTTTTGTATGTTTGATCATAAGTCAACCTGCGTTTTTGATAGTCCATTGCGTGAGCGAATCCACCACATCCCGGTTTTGGCAATGATTGACCGTGCTTTCAGTCCCAGGCCTGTGAAGGAATACCGGGGGTGAATTAAACCATTTTTGTGGAAATTTACTTCATTTACCACATGCCTTACTGCCCAGTTATAATAATTTCTCGGGTAGGTTCTGACAAAATCTATGTCCCGGTCAGTGGAAGTTGCCCATTCGGGGAGAACGGTCTGTATGGCCGCAACCTCCTGGTACAACTCCGTACCTTTGATCGGGTAGGCGACTGTAATGGTAAAATGGTCGGGGTTGGCGATTTTGAGATGATCAATGGTCTCTTCAATATCCGTTTCTGTTTCGCCGGGATATCCCAGCATGATAAATGTGCCGGCTTCCAGGCCATGTTTTCTGGTGAGAATAATCATTTCCCTAACCTGATTTACATCCACTCTCCGGTCCATTCGGTCAATGATTTTTTGTGAGCCACTTTCCGCGCCAATCCATACACGAAAGCAGCCGCTTTCCTTCAGCATTTTGATTACTTCCTCATTCATCCTGTCGGCGCGTGTGATACACTCAAAAGGGATATGAATCTCTTTTTTCGCTATGGCATCGCGAAAGTCGGCCAGCCATTTGTGGCTGACTGTAAACACATCATCGACAAACCACAGGGAGTCGGGGTTGTAGTGTTGCTGTAGATAGGCTAGCTCTTCGGCTACCTTCTCCGGCGACCGACGCCGGTAACTGAGTCCGTACACTGCCCGGCTGCACCACTTACAGGTATAAGGACAGCCGCGCATCGTGCTGACCGAAAGGGTGCTTTTACCGTGGTGTGTACGCCAGGTCTCCATGTATTGATGCAAATCTATTTTATCCCTGGCTGGAAAGGGAAGGCTGTCGATATCCCTGACCTTTGTACGCGCTTCGGTAAATACGACGTTGCCGCTGCCATCCCGGAATGCAAGCCCCTGAATGGCGGCGATATCAGCATTTTCGCCACTTTCGAGTGCCTGGAGGAGTTCGAGCGTCGTTACTTCTCCTTCTCCAATGACGAGGAAATCTGCCTGGTTTTCCAGAAAATTCGCTGCATGATATTTTACTTCCGGCCCGCCCAATATAATCTTGGTATGGTTGAGATCCTGCTGGCTACGCACAAACCTGATCAGGCGCAGAACGTTGATTTTAGTCATCAGATTGACATATACCAACAGATAAGCCGGACGTTCAGCCAGGATATAATCAAACAATTGTGCAGGTGCGGAAAAGGTAGTATCGAAAATCGTATTTTTCAGCCCGTTTTCTTCCAGCCATGCCGAAATATAGAGAATACCCAGCGGGGGATAGGGCCGCATTATTTCCCTTTCCTTAGGGTCTTCATTCAAAAAATAGCCGTGTGTAAGTAGTATTTTCAAATCAGTTTGGCATCAATAAGGTAATGATCTGCAAACGGAGAAAGCCCGGGCCTTTCTGCAAGCTTTTTGTCCCAGGCAGCAAGTCTGCGCAGGAGTCGGGGGCGTTTGCTGAAAAAGGGGTTCATATAAGAAGGCGGAACAGCGAATCCGACAGGCATTAATGCCTGAACATCAAACAAGGGTTGAAGCAGTTTTACCACATCCCTTGGGGTGTGGTACCAGGTATCTACGATTTCAGATTCCAGTTTTACCTGAACGGCCTCTTTGCTTCTCCGTCGGAAAGCATGGGTGATTTGAAGTTTGCTGAGAAAATATGCCGACTCCCAAATACAGGTCTTGGGCATGATGACCGCAATAAATCTCCCGCCGGGATTCATCAGTGTGGCAGTTTCCTCA
The Bacteroidia bacterium DNA segment above includes these coding regions:
- a CDS encoding radical SAM protein yields the protein MRPYPPLGILYISAWLEENGLKNTIFDTTFSAPAQLFDYILAERPAYLLVYVNLMTKINVLRLIRFVRSQQDLNHTKIILGGPEVKYHAANFLENQADFLVIGEGEVTTLELLQALESGENADIAAIQGLAFRDGSGNVVFTEARTKVRDIDSLPFPARDKIDLHQYMETWRTHHGKSTLSVSTMRGCPYTCKWCSRAVYGLSYRRRSPEKVAEELAYLQQHYNPDSLWFVDDVFTVSHKWLADFRDAIAKKEIHIPFECITRADRMNEEVIKMLKESGCFRVWIGAESGSQKIIDRMDRRVDVNQVREMIILTRKHGLEAGTFIMLGYPGETETDIEETIDHLKIANPDHFTITVAYPIKGTELYQEVAAIQTVLPEWATSTDRDIDFVRTYPRNYYNWAVRHVVNEVNFHKNGLIHPRYSFTGLGLKARSIIAKTGMWWIRSRNGLSKTQVDL
- a CDS encoding class I SAM-dependent methyltransferase, coding for MPDKNKGVEILSPVSENFEKHYLKVRRKENRIYSDAEVRELPDTFFYNLHRQEWELRQKSLQRIFQYLKKREKSARVLDLGCGNGWLSGNLSKLQHLEITGMDVNLFELEQAERVFDAPNLHFAYGNIFEDILPFATFDYIILASAIQYFPNLPQLINRCRQFLVQGGEIHILDSSLYQEKELEDAKERTLKYYQSISCEEMAERYFHHLQTDIQGFDFSYLYRPGGFFNKIRGKRDVPFPWIRIIN
- a CDS encoding GMC family oxidoreductase; this translates as MNLNIKAKQEATYDAIVVGSGISGGWAAKELTEKGLKTLVLERGRNVEHVKDYPTAMLKPWELPLRNKLTAEEAETSYVQSRTYAFTESTKHFFVNDKENPYTEKKRFDWIRGYHVGGRSLIWGRQSYRWSDLDFEANAKEGVAVDWPIRYKDLAPWYDYVESFAGISGQAEGLAHLPDGKFLPPMEMTCLEKHVAKRIKENWSDRIMTIGRVANLTQPHNGRGKCMYRNLCSRGCPYGGYFSSNAATLPAAAKTGNLTLRPQSIVNSLIYDEKQGKVVGVRVIDAETNEWLEYYAKIIFLNASTLGSTFILLNSVSDSFPNGFGNSSDMLGRNLMDHHFMTGARGYYEGFEDENYTGRRANGIYIPRYRNVKDKHPDYIRGFGIQGSGMRESWTRGANVDGIGEGFKKSMAEPGPWTMGLTCFGECLPYEDNRVTLNQDVRDNWGQPTLTIDCSFKENEMQMRKDMADSAAEMLEAAGLKNVTTYDNGAYPGLGIHEMGTARMGRDPKTSVLNQFNQVHDSKNVFLTDGACMTSSACQNPSLTYMALTARACDHAVNELKRGNL
- a CDS encoding twin-arginine translocation signal domain-containing protein, with amino-acid sequence MKSKPNSLNRRDFVKATAGLAGAAFLTPGFTFNILPAPPRMSEDIIGHGSHRYRVQKEWGNQDPSKFPVNNCHEMMMDSKGRLIMVTDEIKNNILIYDKSGKILDSWGTAYPGGHGLTLWNAGGEEFLFICDPNLGIVQKTTLDGKVLLTIGHPKEIGEYKDTDPFKPTETAIGPNGDIYVADGYGSQWILQYSATGEFIRKFGGKGDGESQFETAHGVCIDSRNPANPTLLCTSRVHNSFKRFTLDGQYLSTIFLPGAFVCRPVIHGENIYAGVCWSRLKYLNQTNRSGFVTILDKNDKVISNPGGTKPVYRKGELQLMVQETPVFMHCHDVCIDNEENIYVCQWNAEKSYPIKLVRV
- a CDS encoding class I SAM-dependent methyltransferase, which translates into the protein MTPFDTIAAEYDHSFTHSAVGLIQRLQVYAYLESVLPEKQTLRILELNCGTGEDALWLARKGHLVTATDISAEMISIARHKSVVHGMGKKIQCKQLSLEQVAEGAVHTRFDWVFSNFGGLNCIDPNKLSALIEETATLMNPGGRFIAVIMPKTCIWESAYFLSKLQITHAFRRRSKEAVQVKLESEIVDTWYHTPRDVVKLLQPLFDVQALMPVGFAVPPSYMNPFFSKRPRLLRRLAAWDKKLAERPGLSPFADHYLIDAKLI
- a CDS encoding DUF1801 domain-containing protein encodes the protein MDTTVKDIDTYISEFPEEIQVMLEQIRATIRKAAPEAEEAIKYAMPTFVLNGNLVHFAAFKNHIGFYPVPSGIKAFEAELSVYKMGKGSVQFPLDKPMPLELIDKIVRFRVVENADKATKKKRSGK